In a single window of the bacterium genome:
- a CDS encoding translation initiation factor IF-2 N-terminal domain-containing protein: protein MDKVRVRDLARELGMETSKEVLAFLERVGVKGKSASSNLEGETIDRVRAHFRKPAPPPPPPRTTTLTRSDGVLERRSQKVILRRGVPTPPPAPEPPPEEPPAPPVVVEEAPPAPPVAEPPAAPEVPAAAPPEAIAEPAVEPPVPEPTVRVIEKPVAPPKPEDVRKEKEKKWKKTRPHEKKVQKAVLKQTIIQEVLAEPEVDAKKAEGAAPAAEVVVRQFQPGRAAKRRGGRPIREKKAPSTVPPKASKRNLKIEEVVTVGDLAHRMGVKAADVIKKLIEMGMPTTVNQLLDADTAALLAQEYGFIVENVAPEVESLIDQEEDRAEDLRPRPPVVTIMGHVDHGKTTLLDAIRESNVTGSEAGGITQHIGAYEVEHKGRRVVFLDTPGHEAFTSMRARGASVTDIVILVVGADDGVM, encoded by the coding sequence ATGGACAAGGTTCGCGTACGTGATCTGGCCAGGGAACTCGGCATGGAAACCAGCAAGGAGGTCCTTGCCTTCCTTGAGCGGGTGGGCGTCAAGGGAAAGTCGGCGTCCAGCAATCTTGAAGGGGAGACGATCGACCGTGTCAGGGCCCATTTCAGGAAACCCGCTCCTCCGCCTCCGCCGCCCCGCACCACCACGCTGACCCGCTCCGACGGGGTGCTGGAGCGCCGCTCGCAGAAGGTGATCCTGCGACGCGGAGTCCCGACCCCGCCCCCCGCCCCCGAGCCGCCCCCCGAGGAGCCGCCCGCGCCCCCCGTGGTCGTCGAGGAGGCGCCGCCGGCGCCCCCGGTCGCCGAGCCCCCCGCCGCCCCCGAAGTTCCGGCGGCAGCGCCGCCGGAAGCGATCGCCGAACCGGCCGTCGAGCCGCCGGTCCCGGAGCCGACGGTCCGGGTGATCGAGAAGCCCGTTGCGCCCCCCAAGCCGGAGGACGTGCGAAAAGAGAAGGAAAAGAAGTGGAAGAAGACGAGGCCCCACGAGAAGAAGGTGCAGAAGGCGGTCCTCAAGCAGACGATCATCCAGGAAGTCCTCGCCGAGCCCGAGGTCGACGCGAAGAAGGCGGAAGGCGCAGCGCCCGCCGCCGAGGTCGTGGTGCGGCAGTTCCAGCCCGGCCGTGCGGCGAAGAGAAGGGGAGGGCGGCCCATCCGCGAGAAGAAGGCGCCCTCGACCGTCCCGCCCAAGGCGAGCAAGCGGAACCTGAAGATCGAGGAGGTCGTGACCGTCGGGGACCTGGCCCATCGCATGGGCGTCAAGGCCGCCGACGTCATCAAGAAGCTGATCGAGATGGGCATGCCCACGACCGTCAACCAGCTCCTCGACGCCGACACCGCCGCGCTCCTCGCGCAGGAGTACGGCTTCATCGTGGAGAATGTCGCTCCCGAGGTGGAGAGCCTGATCGACCAGGAGGAGGACCGCGCGGAGGACCTTCGGCCGCGCCCCCCGGTGGTCACCATCATGGGCCACGTCGACCACGGCAAGACCACCTTGCTCGACGCGATCCGGGAAAGCAACGTCACCGGCTCGGAGGCGGGAGGGATCACCCAGCACATCGGCGCCTATGAAGTGGAGCACAAGGGCCGGCGGGTAGTCTTCCTCGACACGCCGGGCCACGAGGCGTTCACCTCGATGCGCGCCCGGGGCGCCTCCGTGACCGACATCGTCATCCTCGTGGTCGGGGCGGACGACGGCGTGATG
- a CDS encoding YlxR family protein translates to MNSRRSSASGPQRTCVQCGAVRDKGGLLRIAGKPGEGWSPDPGGKLPGRGIYLCPARECVDRFAARIRTPKGGARWKMGAAGKELAERLAASRPGGQEKQVDRGGVDGQGSRT, encoded by the coding sequence GTGAACTCCCGAAGGAGTAGCGCTTCGGGTCCGCAGCGGACCTGCGTGCAGTGCGGAGCCGTTCGGGACAAGGGCGGGCTTCTCCGGATCGCGGGGAAACCGGGGGAGGGCTGGTCGCCCGACCCGGGGGGGAAGCTGCCGGGCCGGGGGATCTACCTCTGTCCCGCCCGGGAGTGCGTCGATCGGTTCGCGGCGAGGATACGAACCCCGAAGGGCGGAGCACGCTGGAAGATGGGCGCCGCAGGCAAGGAACTGGCGGAACGCCTGGCCGCATCGCGGCCCGGCGGGCAGGAAAAGCAGGTAGATAGAGGGGGAGTGGATGGACAAGGTTCGCGTACGTGA
- the nusA gene encoding transcription termination factor NusA produces the protein MILDVGQIIAQLGKEKGIDKTVIVDAIKEALETAARKKYGMNKILEATYDPDTGEFEILSFRTATETVVDPDTQMTLEEAQVLDPEAQLGDSLGERLSTKDLGRIAAQTARQIIMQKVKDAEREVIYNEFIGRKGEILNGIVQRYERDCLVIDLGRTEAIMPPPEQIPRERYRQGDRIRAYIKDVTKTSRGPEIILSRADPRMILKLFEQEVPEVYEGVVSILSVAREPGFRTKIAVKSRDRDVDPVGACVGMKGSRVQSVVQELRGERIDIIAWDEDPARFVCNALQPAEIIRVLVNESGKSMEVIVPEEQLLLAIGKRGQNVKLASKLVGWHIEVRAEGQVEDALKRAEGLFTKKPGDTPAEVPPPEGDSSGAPAAESEAGAVVEAKEGAPSEVPSAEGAAVEAKDGSELPKE, from the coding sequence ATGATCCTGGATGTGGGACAGATCATTGCCCAGCTGGGCAAGGAAAAAGGGATCGACAAGACCGTCATCGTCGACGCGATCAAGGAAGCCCTCGAGACCGCGGCGCGGAAAAAGTACGGGATGAACAAGATCCTCGAGGCCACCTACGACCCCGACACCGGGGAGTTCGAGATCCTGTCGTTCCGAACGGCGACCGAGACGGTCGTCGATCCCGATACGCAGATGACCCTCGAAGAGGCGCAGGTCCTCGATCCCGAGGCGCAGCTGGGCGACAGCCTCGGCGAGCGGCTGAGCACCAAGGACCTGGGGCGGATCGCCGCCCAGACGGCGCGCCAGATCATCATGCAGAAGGTGAAGGACGCGGAACGCGAGGTCATCTACAACGAGTTCATCGGCCGGAAGGGGGAGATCCTGAACGGCATCGTGCAGCGGTACGAGCGCGACTGCCTCGTCATCGACCTCGGGAGGACCGAGGCGATCATGCCCCCGCCGGAACAGATTCCCCGCGAGCGATACCGCCAGGGGGACCGGATCCGGGCCTACATCAAGGACGTCACCAAGACCTCCCGGGGGCCGGAGATCATTCTCTCCCGCGCCGACCCGCGGATGATCCTCAAGCTCTTCGAACAGGAGGTTCCCGAGGTCTACGAGGGGGTGGTCTCCATCCTCAGCGTGGCGAGGGAGCCCGGCTTCCGCACCAAGATCGCCGTGAAGTCCAGGGACCGTGACGTCGATCCCGTGGGCGCGTGCGTCGGCATGAAGGGATCCCGCGTGCAGAGCGTGGTGCAGGAGCTTCGCGGCGAGCGGATCGACATCATCGCATGGGACGAGGACCCCGCGCGGTTCGTCTGCAACGCCCTCCAGCCGGCCGAGATCATCCGGGTGCTCGTGAACGAGTCCGGGAAGAGCATGGAGGTGATCGTTCCCGAGGAGCAGCTGCTTCTCGCCATCGGGAAGCGCGGGCAGAACGTGAAGCTCGCTTCCAAGCTGGTGGGCTGGCACATCGAGGTGCGGGCCGAGGGGCAGGTCGAGGACGCCCTGAAGCGGGCGGAGGGATTGTTCACGAAGAAGCCGGGGGATACCCCCGCGGAGGTCCCGCCGCCCGAAGGCGACTCTTCCGGAGCGCCCGCCGCGGAGAGCGAAGCAGGCGCGGTCGTCGAGGCGAAAGAGGGTGCGCCCTCCGAAGTCCCTTCCGCGGAGGGAGCGGCCGTCGAGGCGAAGGATGGGAGTGAACTCCCGAAGGAGTAG
- the rimP gene encoding ribosome maturation factor RimP, with product MDTLKIEALAGEVARDLSLSLFDVEIAREGPRTILRVFVEREGGVPLSDIATFSRRFGAILEVDDPMDGPYVLEVSSPGVTRRLRRPVHFERSLGKRVRVSLAAPLEGRRHLVGELSGCDGEGIEVVADGTAYRVAYAEIRKANLDVTQEELFRKGKKKK from the coding sequence ATGGACACCTTGAAGATCGAAGCGCTGGCCGGGGAAGTCGCCCGGGATCTCTCCCTCTCCCTGTTCGACGTCGAAATCGCACGGGAAGGGCCGAGGACCATTCTCCGGGTATTCGTGGAGCGCGAGGGCGGGGTCCCCCTTTCCGACATCGCGACGTTCAGTCGCCGTTTCGGTGCGATCCTCGAGGTCGACGACCCCATGGACGGCCCCTACGTGCTCGAGGTTTCCTCTCCCGGTGTGACCCGGCGGCTTCGTCGCCCGGTGCACTTCGAACGGTCCCTGGGGAAGCGGGTTCGGGTGAGTCTCGCGGCGCCGCTGGAGGGCCGGCGCCACCTCGTCGGAGAGCTTTCCGGCTGCGACGGCGAGGGGATCGAGGTCGTGGCAGACGGTACGGCCTACCGGGTCGCGTACGCGGAGATCCGGAAGGCGAACCTTGATGTGACGCAGGAAGAACTCTTCCGGAAGGGAAAGAAAAAGAAATGA
- a CDS encoding dihydroorotate dehydrogenase has translation MTQPVTPDLSARVGSVLLKNPVMSASGTFGYGLEFTPFYDISRLGAVIVKGLSLLPTPGNAPGRIVETPAGMLNAIGLQNIGVERFVNEVAPRLDDAGATYVANIYGRTIEEYEAVARRLSEVPALAAIELNASCPNVKEGGLAFGSNPEGLSGLTRRVRAATGKPLWVKLSPNVSDIGAIARAAEEAGADAVTLINTIVGMAVDPRTRRPKLSNVTGGLSGPAIKPVALRMVWEACRAVKIPVIGIGGIQDAGDALEFLLVGAAAVQVGTANFRNPNACVEIVDGIRDFFVREKIFRLDDYRGTIRLRD, from the coding sequence GTGACGCAGCCGGTGACGCCCGATCTCTCCGCGCGGGTGGGGAGCGTGCTCCTCAAGAACCCGGTGATGAGCGCTTCCGGCACCTTCGGATACGGACTGGAATTCACCCCGTTCTACGACATCTCCCGCCTTGGGGCGGTGATCGTCAAGGGGCTGTCCCTCCTGCCGACGCCGGGCAACGCCCCCGGGCGGATCGTGGAGACCCCCGCGGGGATGCTGAACGCGATCGGCCTGCAGAACATCGGGGTCGAGCGGTTCGTGAACGAGGTGGCGCCGCGGCTGGACGACGCCGGCGCCACGTACGTCGCGAACATCTACGGACGCACGATCGAGGAGTACGAGGCGGTGGCGCGGCGGCTCTCCGAGGTCCCCGCGCTGGCGGCGATCGAACTGAACGCCTCCTGTCCCAACGTGAAGGAGGGGGGGCTCGCCTTCGGCTCGAATCCCGAGGGGCTGTCCGGCCTCACCCGGAGGGTGCGCGCCGCCACGGGGAAGCCGTTGTGGGTGAAGCTCTCCCCGAACGTTTCGGACATCGGCGCGATCGCGCGGGCGGCCGAGGAGGCGGGGGCCGACGCGGTGACCCTCATCAACACGATCGTCGGGATGGCGGTGGATCCGCGGACGCGCCGGCCGAAGCTTTCCAACGTGACGGGAGGCCTCTCGGGGCCCGCGATAAAACCGGTGGCGCTCCGGATGGTGTGGGAGGCGTGCAGGGCGGTGAAGATCCCTGTGATCGGGATCGGCGGGATCCAGGACGCCGGGGATGCCCTCGAGTTCCTGCTGGTCGGGGCCGCCGCGGTGCAGGTGGGAACGGCGAACTTCCGCAACCCGAACGCGTGCGTCGAAATCGTCGACGGGATCCGGGATTTTTTCGTCCGGGAAAAGATCTTCCGCCTCGACGATTACCGGGGAACGATCCGCCTGCGGGACTGA
- a CDS encoding dihydroorotate dehydrogenase electron transfer subunit: MPQGSPRFVHGKILHNSGSGIFYRMEVAIPERIDFVPGQFAMVSGWPGNDPLLPRPLAIFRSGGVRGKGTVEFVYKVVGRGTALLSGLHAGDPLALTLPLGHGFEFPGEDRSWWLVGGGVGFSSVFPAAVALEGQRADFEIFLGARTRDQLPPGEWIPGGAVPGRVHLCTDDGTAGFFGTVAAALRDRIDRRKSTGPSRVAILACGPREMLKAVTELALPLDIRVQVSLESSMACGFGVCWGCVTAIRDGEKSGYRRVCREGPVFDAREVIW; the protein is encoded by the coding sequence ATGCCGCAGGGTAGCCCAAGGTTCGTCCACGGGAAGATCCTCCACAACTCGGGGAGCGGCATCTTCTACCGGATGGAGGTGGCGATCCCGGAACGGATCGACTTCGTCCCCGGCCAGTTCGCGATGGTCTCGGGGTGGCCGGGGAACGATCCGCTGCTGCCGAGGCCCCTTGCGATCTTCCGCTCCGGCGGCGTCCGGGGAAAAGGGACCGTCGAGTTCGTGTACAAGGTCGTCGGGCGCGGGACGGCCCTTCTGTCCGGCCTGCATGCGGGCGATCCCCTGGCCCTCACGCTGCCGCTCGGGCACGGATTCGAGTTCCCCGGCGAGGACCGCTCGTGGTGGCTGGTGGGAGGCGGCGTCGGTTTCTCCAGCGTCTTCCCTGCCGCGGTGGCGCTCGAGGGGCAGCGGGCCGACTTCGAGATCTTTCTCGGGGCGCGCACCCGGGACCAGCTTCCCCCGGGGGAGTGGATCCCCGGCGGCGCCGTTCCCGGCCGCGTGCACCTGTGCACCGACGACGGGACGGCGGGATTCTTCGGGACCGTGGCGGCGGCCCTCCGGGACCGGATCGATCGGCGGAAATCGACCGGGCCGTCGCGCGTCGCCATCCTCGCGTGCGGGCCCCGCGAGATGCTGAAGGCCGTCACGGAACTCGCGCTCCCGCTCGACATCCGGGTCCAGGTGTCCCTCGAAAGCTCGATGGCTTGCGGTTTCGGCGTCTGCTGGGGGTGCGTCACGGCGATTCGGGACGGCGAGAAGTCCGGGTATCGCAGGGTCTGCAGGGAAGGGCCGGTCTTCGACGCGAGGGAGGTGATCTGGTGA
- the rimI gene encoding ribosomal protein S18-alanine N-acetyltransferase has translation MGPSDLDGVMAIEDVSFPTPWSRGMFIEDFPRDFSDTLVAAGTDDEVLGYAVCWTIAGESHLLNIAVDPALRGQGIGRALLSECIRRAARAGSSLIFLEVRAGNEPAQRLYRSMGFAHRGIRKGYYTDTGEDAVIFDREVRKSDAAG, from the coding sequence ATGGGCCCGTCTGACCTCGACGGCGTGATGGCGATCGAGGATGTCTCCTTTCCGACGCCATGGTCCCGGGGGATGTTCATCGAGGATTTCCCGCGCGATTTCTCCGATACGCTGGTCGCGGCGGGAACGGACGACGAGGTCCTCGGATACGCCGTCTGCTGGACCATCGCGGGGGAGTCCCATCTTTTGAACATCGCCGTGGACCCGGCGCTGCGGGGGCAGGGAATCGGACGGGCCCTCCTGTCCGAGTGCATCCGCCGCGCGGCGCGGGCCGGGTCCTCGCTGATCTTCCTCGAGGTGCGCGCCGGCAACGAGCCCGCGCAGCGCCTGTACCGCTCGATGGGATTCGCGCACCGGGGGATCCGGAAGGGGTATTACACCGACACGGGAGAGGATGCCGTCATCTTCGACCGGGAGGTACGGAAGAGCGATGCCGCAGGGTAG
- a CDS encoding beta-ketoacyl-ACP synthase III, with protein MRGARIIGTGRALPKRVVKNEELTRRMDTSDEWIVQRTGVRERRYVDPGTGSSHLGAEAARKAIANAGITADAIDLIVFATLSPDHVFPGNGVLVQEQLGMRTVGALDVRDQCTGFVYGLSVAEAYVKGGFHDHVLVIGAEVQSTGLDFSTKGRDVAVIFGDGAGAVVVGPAEPGRGILSSHLHSEGKYAKELWVEGPSFIDNPWITHEMIDAGKHFPKMNGRYVFTHAVRRFPEVIRESLDGNGLTLADLSLLIPHQANLRITQAVGAALKLPEEKVFSNVERYGNTTAASIPIALDECVEQGRIREGDIVCLASFGSGFTWASALLRW; from the coding sequence ATGCGCGGAGCGCGGATCATCGGCACGGGGCGGGCCCTACCAAAGCGCGTGGTGAAGAACGAGGAACTGACGCGGCGGATGGACACGTCGGACGAGTGGATCGTCCAGCGCACCGGGGTCCGGGAGCGCAGGTACGTCGATCCGGGGACGGGCTCGTCCCACCTCGGCGCCGAGGCCGCGCGCAAGGCGATCGCCAACGCGGGGATCACGGCGGACGCCATCGACCTGATCGTCTTCGCCACCCTCTCGCCGGATCATGTTTTTCCCGGGAACGGCGTCCTGGTCCAGGAGCAGCTCGGGATGCGGACCGTGGGCGCCCTCGACGTGCGAGACCAGTGCACCGGCTTCGTCTACGGCCTCTCCGTCGCGGAGGCGTACGTGAAGGGCGGGTTCCACGACCACGTCCTGGTGATCGGCGCCGAGGTGCAGAGCACCGGGCTTGACTTCAGCACGAAGGGGCGCGACGTCGCGGTGATCTTCGGGGACGGCGCGGGGGCGGTCGTCGTCGGTCCGGCGGAGCCGGGGAGAGGGATCCTCTCTTCCCACCTTCATTCCGAGGGGAAATATGCGAAGGAACTGTGGGTCGAAGGACCCAGTTTCATCGATAACCCCTGGATCACCCACGAGATGATCGATGCCGGGAAGCATTTTCCGAAGATGAACGGCCGGTACGTCTTCACCCACGCGGTCCGGCGCTTCCCCGAGGTGATCCGGGAGTCCCTTGATGGAAATGGCCTCACCCTCGCGGATCTTTCCCTGCTCATTCCCCACCAGGCGAACCTGCGCATCACCCAGGCGGTCGGGGCCGCCCTCAAGCTGCCGGAGGAAAAGGTGTTCTCCAACGTCGAGCGGTACGGGAACACGACCGCGGCGTCGATCCCGATCGCGCTCGACGAGTGCGTCGAACAGGGACGGATCCGGGAGGGGGACATCGTCTGCCTCGCCTCGTTCGGTTCCGGATTCACCTGGGCCTCGGCGCTTCTCCGCTGGTAG
- a CDS encoding arginine decarboxylase, pyruvoyl-dependent, which yields MSVPTKIFFTKGVGRHREQLTSFELALRDAGIQKFNLVQVSSIFPPKCRIVKKEEGLKLLAPGEIVFVVMSRCCSDEPRRLVAASVGCALPSDRSVYGYLSEHHAFGQTEKVAGDYAEDLAAAMLASTLGVEFDEDKSWDEKREVWKISGKIYRSFNITQSAIVKDEYTTVVAAAVMVL from the coding sequence ATGTCCGTTCCCACGAAGATCTTCTTTACCAAGGGGGTCGGCCGCCACCGCGAGCAGCTTACCTCGTTCGAGCTCGCGTTGCGGGATGCCGGGATCCAGAAGTTCAACCTCGTCCAGGTGTCGAGCATCTTCCCGCCGAAGTGCAGGATCGTGAAGAAAGAGGAGGGGCTCAAGCTCCTCGCTCCCGGCGAGATCGTCTTCGTGGTCATGAGCCGGTGCTGCAGTGACGAGCCCCGGAGGCTGGTCGCCGCCTCCGTCGGGTGCGCGCTCCCCTCGGACCGGTCGGTATACGGATACCTGAGCGAGCACCACGCCTTCGGGCAGACCGAGAAGGTCGCGGGGGACTACGCGGAGGACCTGGCGGCGGCGATGCTCGCGTCGACGCTGGGCGTGGAGTTCGACGAGGACAAGAGCTGGGACGAGAAGCGCGAGGTATGGAAGATCAGCGGGAAGATCTACCGCTCCTTCAACATCACGCAGTCGGCGATCGTCAAGGACGAGTACACCACGGTCGTGGCAGCGGCCGTGATGGTTCTGTGA
- the speB gene encoding agmatinase — protein MIPYSVTFGGISGRYASWKDATFVVIPFPVDMTTTYMTGTRNGPRAILDASSHMELFDEENKIEPYRAGIFVSTEVPVSLAGPVPALKEVERRVKATIRAGKVPVLLGGEHSGTIGAVAALRKRHGDLTVLQFDAHTDLRDTYLGTPHNHACVGRRIVDAGARLVQVGIRSMSEEEDRFLKKSEEVKTFYASEVRDNVADVTKGIVSSLSENVYISIDLDVFDPGIMPAVVTPEPGGLSWYEGIDILRDVMRSNRNIVGFDVMELAPIAGMAAPDYLAARLCYRLMGWLVARKEEK, from the coding sequence GTGATCCCATACTCCGTCACGTTCGGAGGGATATCCGGCAGGTACGCATCGTGGAAGGACGCGACCTTCGTCGTGATCCCGTTCCCGGTCGACATGACCACGACGTACATGACGGGAACGCGCAACGGCCCGCGCGCCATCCTCGACGCTTCCTCCCACATGGAGCTGTTCGACGAGGAGAACAAGATCGAGCCGTACCGGGCGGGGATCTTCGTCTCCACGGAGGTCCCGGTCTCCCTGGCGGGGCCGGTCCCGGCGCTGAAGGAAGTCGAGCGTCGCGTGAAGGCCACGATTCGGGCGGGCAAGGTCCCGGTCCTGCTCGGAGGGGAGCATTCGGGAACGATAGGGGCGGTGGCCGCGCTGCGCAAGCGACACGGCGACCTGACCGTGCTGCAATTCGACGCCCACACCGACCTTCGGGACACGTATCTCGGGACGCCGCACAACCACGCGTGCGTCGGACGGCGGATCGTCGATGCCGGGGCGCGTCTCGTCCAGGTCGGCATCCGGAGCATGTCCGAGGAGGAGGACCGCTTCCTCAAGAAGTCGGAGGAGGTCAAGACGTTCTACGCCTCCGAGGTCCGGGACAATGTTGCCGACGTCACCAAGGGGATCGTCAGCTCCCTCTCGGAAAACGTCTACATCTCGATCGACCTCGACGTGTTCGACCCGGGGATCATGCCGGCCGTCGTCACGCCGGAGCCCGGCGGGCTCTCCTGGTACGAGGGGATCGACATCCTGAGGGACGTGATGCGCTCGAACCGGAACATCGTCGGATTCGACGTGATGGAACTCGCCCCGATCGCCGGGATGGCGGCGCCGGACTACCTGGCCGCGCGCCTTTGCTACCGCCTGATGGGCTGGCTCGTCGCGCGCAAGGAAGAGAAGTAA
- the recJ gene encoding single-stranded-DNA-specific exonuclease RecJ — MKGTAPREWILRSPDPAAVRELSIRHGLVPAAAKVLVNRGIVEPRDVDRFLGGTLSDLSDPSLLKDVAKAAQRIAAAGSRREPVLIYADYDADGATGAACLYLFLKKVFPDLPVRIHQNDRRKDGYGLQTHVLAPAAREGFRLVVTVDCGITDVAAVRDAAREGVEVIVTDHHLPGETLPEAFAVVNPMQPDCAFPGKEMAGVGVAFLLVCALRKAMRETGGFASRPETPLRQYLDLVALGTVADMAVLRGGNRLLVREGLREIRKAPRPGIEALFAAAGVSHAAATETDLGFRVGPRLNAAGRVGDATRSSRILVSESREDAAILARELNEDNALRQREEERIVVAVEAALAAAGEIPPAIVLSDPAWNAGVLGIVASKVLERYGRPVVLLQEEDGSAKGSCRSVEGFHIVSALSRLSHLLTRYGGHAQAAGLALSLGHLDAFRHGLEEIAGLHAREMPFVVRRTIDASLRVGEITPDLLADLGRLRPFGPGNEEPLFLLPNVRVAAASRIGAGGRHLRFAVEEDGRRLSGVAFRREEIPVDDAGRSDLLVAVQENVYRGARSLQLLLRDARRAGEPVLCAGSQPG, encoded by the coding sequence TTGAAAGGGACGGCTCCGCGGGAGTGGATCCTCCGCTCCCCCGATCCGGCCGCCGTCCGGGAGTTGTCGATCCGACACGGACTGGTCCCTGCGGCGGCGAAGGTGCTCGTCAACCGTGGGATCGTCGAACCCCGTGACGTCGATCGCTTCCTGGGTGGAACGCTCTCCGATCTCTCCGACCCCTCCCTCCTCAAGGACGTCGCCAAGGCGGCGCAACGCATTGCGGCCGCCGGATCGCGCCGCGAGCCGGTGCTCATCTACGCCGATTACGACGCGGACGGCGCCACCGGCGCCGCCTGCCTCTACCTCTTCCTGAAGAAGGTCTTCCCCGATCTCCCCGTGCGCATCCACCAGAACGACCGCAGGAAGGACGGCTACGGCCTGCAGACGCACGTCCTCGCCCCCGCCGCGCGGGAGGGCTTTCGCCTCGTCGTGACCGTCGACTGCGGGATCACCGACGTCGCGGCCGTCCGGGATGCGGCGCGGGAAGGGGTCGAGGTCATCGTCACGGACCATCATCTCCCGGGCGAAACGCTTCCGGAGGCGTTCGCCGTCGTGAACCCGATGCAGCCCGATTGCGCGTTCCCCGGGAAAGAGATGGCGGGCGTGGGGGTCGCCTTCCTGCTCGTGTGCGCGTTGCGCAAGGCGATGCGGGAGACGGGGGGATTCGCCTCCCGCCCGGAGACTCCGCTGCGGCAGTACCTCGACCTGGTCGCCCTCGGGACGGTCGCCGACATGGCGGTCCTCCGGGGGGGAAACCGGCTCCTCGTCCGGGAGGGGCTCCGGGAGATCCGGAAGGCGCCCCGCCCGGGGATCGAGGCGCTGTTCGCGGCGGCGGGCGTGTCCCACGCCGCCGCGACGGAGACGGACCTCGGGTTCCGGGTCGGGCCGCGCCTGAACGCCGCCGGCCGGGTCGGCGATGCGACGCGCAGCTCCCGGATCCTCGTCTCGGAGTCCCGCGAGGATGCCGCGATCCTCGCCCGGGAACTGAACGAGGACAACGCGCTACGGCAGCGGGAGGAGGAGCGGATCGTCGTCGCCGTGGAAGCCGCCCTTGCGGCGGCGGGGGAGATCCCCCCCGCGATCGTGCTGTCGGACCCCGCATGGAACGCCGGGGTGCTCGGGATCGTCGCCTCGAAGGTCCTCGAGCGGTACGGTCGTCCGGTCGTGCTGCTCCAGGAAGAGGACGGCTCCGCGAAGGGGTCGTGCCGCAGCGTCGAGGGCTTCCATATCGTGTCGGCCCTGTCCCGCCTCTCCCACCTGCTCACGAGGTACGGGGGGCACGCGCAGGCGGCCGGACTTGCGCTCTCGCTCGGACACCTCGATGCATTCCGGCACGGGCTCGAGGAGATTGCCGGCCTGCATGCGCGGGAGATGCCGTTCGTCGTGCGCAGGACGATCGACGCTTCGCTCCGGGTCGGCGAGATCACCCCGGACCTTCTGGCGGACCTCGGGCGGCTGCGGCCCTTCGGACCGGGGAACGAAGAGCCGCTGTTCCTCCTGCCGAATGTCCGCGTCGCGGCGGCCTCCCGCATCGGCGCGGGGGGACGCCACCTGCGGTTCGCCGTGGAGGAGGACGGGAGGCGTCTTTCCGGGGTGGCGTTCCGCCGGGAGGAGATCCCCGTCGACGACGCGGGGCGATCCGACCTCCTGGTCGCCGTCCAGGAAAACGTCTACCGTGGCGCACGTTCGCTCCAGCTTTTGTTGCGGGACGCGAGACGGGCCGGGGAGCCGGTATTGTGCGCGGGATCGCAGCCGGGGTAG